The Zingiber officinale cultivar Zhangliang chromosome 2A, Zo_v1.1, whole genome shotgun sequence genomic sequence TTTATGATGACGGAAGGATTTGattcatttgtttatttatcGACTTTTGTACAGAGGATATATTGATGGGGAATAACTCACTTATCGATGGCCAGACATTGATCTCGACGGGGAGCGTGTTCCAACTCGGCTTCTTCAGTCCGATAAACGATTCTGCGACTGCATACATAGGAATTTGGTACTACAATCACCCACCAACAGAAAACAAAGTAGTATGGGTCGCCAATAGGAATAAATCTGTCAACACATCCATGGCATCGTTGAATCTGACTTCCGACGGAAATCTAATCTTATTTGAGAAAGGAACAAAGGTTTGGTCGACAGGAACATCCAATGCTGCACGTTTGCAGCTTTTAGACTCAGGAAACCTCGTGCTGACTGACGGCTCTACAAGAAATCTATGGCAGAGCTTCGACCATGCGTGTGATACTCTTCTCCCTGGCATGAAGGTAGGATTCGATTTCGGAACCAACACTACGCGGCAGCTCGTGTCATGGATGAGTGCCACGGACCCTTCTCCGGGCAAGTTCATCCTCAAGATGGAGACGTATAATGTTCCTGATTTTTTCTTGCTGAGTGTGAATGGATCCGTCAAATTCGGCCGCACTGGGCCATGGAACGGGCAATGGTTCGTCGGCCTTCCAATGATGGGGAACGACATCGGGATGTACGTAAACTTCACATACGTGTCCAACCAGAATAACCAAACCTACTTCATCGATGAATATCAGACTCGATCTCCAGGGTTATTGCGGCTGCTAGTGAATACCAACGGAAAGATCCAGCTTTTGATTTTTGCTGGGGTAGAGTGGACTTCTTTTTTATCGCTTCTGGCCGACGACTGCGATAACTACAATCGTTGCGGCCGCAACAAACTTTGCACAAGGGGCTACCTCTCAAGCTACTGTCGTTGCTTGGTAGGGTTTGAGAACAAAACCGTCGTCGGATGCGAGAGGATGGAACCCCTGAGTTGCTCGTCGAACAAGTTTTGGAAGGAGCCGAGCGTGAAGGTGCCAGACACTGAGAATGCAACCTCAGGAGGCAACATTAGTCTGGATTCGTGCAAGAAATTGTGCTTGGATGATTGCTCCTGCGTCGCATTTGCGGTGATCAATGGGCCTTATGGCTGCATAACTTGGCGCGGTGACCTGTTGGATCTCAGAAATTTTGTCGACGGAGGAGACGATTTGTACATTAGGCTTTCAGGTAGTCGAGTTATGCGTTCATGAAATTGGATGATCAGAGTAACATTATATTTAATCATCtattttccttctttttcttttcctgcaGGATCGTCAACGTCAAATTGGAAGAAGCTCGTGTGGGCGATAGTCATTTCGGTGTTGCTGGGATTTTTTTTGCTGTGCAGTGTAGGTGTACTCGCTAGGAGGAGGAGAAACAGAGCATCGACCTGCAGATTGCAATTGCAGCTTCCAAATGTAGAGAAAGGTCTTGCACAATGCTTTATACAACAATACTGCTAGTTTTTCAAAGTTACTTTGGATTTAAAAAGGATTGAGTCAAATTTATTTAGATTAATCACTCAATTCTCAACTTTCTAAGAAGAAAAATTACTAATTCATAGTGTGATCCTTGTGCCAGGTTCGATCAGCGCATTGGATGTACTTCCTTCATATGATTTGCATACTATAAAAGTTGCAACAAATGATTTTTCCGAAGAAAACAAACTTGGGGAAGGGGGATTTGGTGCTGTTTACAAGGTAAGAAGACTTTCAGtatcagaaaaataaatatagtCTTTCAAACCTGTAAAATTGAAGAGAAAGGTACTACTTGTTAGGGTGAATTGGAAAATGGAGAGAAGATTGCTgtaaaaaaattatcaagataCTCCTCACAAGGCCCAAATGAGTTCCTAAATGAACTCTCCGTGATAGCCAAGTTACAACATATAAACCTGGTTCGTCTTCTAGGCTACTGCATTAAAGGAGATGAGCGACTTATGATACTTGAATACATGGAAAATAAGAGTCTTGATGCCTTTATTTATGGtcagtatattttattttctcacgTTCCTTAGTTTTATTACCTTCACAAATGGCAACACATTTATCTGATCCTGTAAATCTTAATCTCCAGATAAGGCTAAAAGCTCATTACTAAATTGGCAAAGACGTTTGAATATTATAATTGGGATCGCTCGAGGACTTCTATACTTGCATCAAGACTCTAGATTGAAAGTCATTCATCGTGATCTTAAGCCGAGCAATATTCTCCTTGACAAGGATATGAATCCAAAGATTTCAGATTTTGGCATTGCAAGGATATTTGAAGGAGATAATGCTCTTGAGGATGCAACAACGAGACCAGTCGGAACATTGTAAGTCTTTTAGATTGAGTTCACATGATTTGATTAAATATATAGGAGAAGATTGGGAGGAAAAGTAAtaaagaaatattaagttatctcAATTTTTCTCACCCTatccatttattttttttttgtagtggttATATGGCACCTGAATACTTATCACGTGGagttttttcattcaagtcagaTGTGTTTAGCTTCGGTGTGATAGTACTCGAAATCATAAGTGGAAAGAAGAATAGAGTATTcagtcaaactagtcaaactgATACAAATTTAAATCTTTTAGGATATGTAAGTATTAATTTCAATATAAATAATCTTTCGTCTCTACATCATACTATCTAAAATTTTAAAGTATGTTTCCTACAATATTGCAGGTGAATAAACTTTGGAAAGAAGAAAGATCTTTAGAGATTGTTGATGATACATTAAATCAATCATATCCAACGGAAGAAGTTCTACGTTGTATCCAAATGAGTCTTCTATGTGTACAAGATAATAGTAACGATAGGCCAACCATGACAAAAGTGATGGCGATGTTAACAAGTGATGACCAACTCTTTACTCCGGTTATGCAACCTGATATAACATCAACTAGTAGCGAAGGTGGTTTCACCACCAACGAAATGAGCGTCACACTTGTAGGTCGAtgatgttagttagagtcctagagtcaatcatttgatgattgttgtatggactcgttgtatcatattcttgtatataaataaagacatttattttggttattatacttgtattggtaccaaataactaagtataatagcgtccttgagtagagggttcttacctatatcaatcggttagttgaaccgatagtgagatgatatagggaacactactcttaatcattcctagtcgagtattaacattcagggacaatgttaatgcgacaagactagcatgtaggtcaactcgatgacttgatctcacaagtcatggatatggagatatcaagttgacacatgggtgtgCATtgtagaatgtatactgaatgacccgccatgagaaagtatcatggatcgttatatgagtgtcatatactttctcatgtgactattagtatgactactagtccttggacctgaagtcaccatagttctctacataaggagttacgtactttggcttcgtcaaacgtcacccgtaactaggtggactataaaggcgattactgggtatgtaacaaattatgcggagtgatgtgagtgatgtagatgggatctatccctcctatatgacgggagtgacatcgatattcttgatagagtaagaccactaagtgcatggtcatgcccaaatgagtcaatatgagatattgagctcatttgattgaatgagtctacttgggattcaagatttagattgattagaggatgacacggtctatgcctcacattgaatgtcaaggatagaaggacacttgtcatatattgtgaggagtcacaattagtagtcacaaggtaatgttggatctcaacattcttataacttgggtagtaatgatgtgttactagagaccgctcattacttatgcttctaaatgagtttaggagtattgccaacgttataagaacctatagggtcacacacaaaggacaattagatggagattaggttcatttgatgaacctaaaggattaggttcatgtgatgaaccaaattggattaagagtaatccaaattgtgctaattgagttggactcaatttggttcatgtattaagtgagtctaatttagacttagactcatttaattaatttaattcaattaatagagattcattaaattaaaattgacttgaaccaatagttAGATTAAATCAACCAGGGAGAGAAGTGGtcgagtttgacttgacttgagaggaagatgaagggtcaagtttgacttgaccatttgtcacctcattggtgagttgacattaagtgactaatggtgatgtgccacatcatcaaggctagcacatgtgtgtgccacttcatgagggagatcaagagtttttgacttttgaaattccatggagtatataactcctcatgaaaagtggccgaccactttagtgctTGTGAGGAGTGTCATTTTAtgtggtaactccatcttcttcttcctcaagctcttccttctctccctcttctccacccttggctgaaacttcatagagtgctagcacactctaaagtttctcctccatcgatttgttcgtgtggatacgcatagaggagtatctaccttgatactctcgagatccggcgaacataggacgagcgggattacgcgaagggcttcgcttcaaaggtataccctctgatcttgtagatctagtatagatctaggagtagaaaacatgtatatgaaattttattcttcgcacggatccagtgacagggatttcgaggtttccgtaacgcaaaaagtaatttttgcggcccaaaaaacccaacagatgAAATATGTATTTTGTTATTATCTTATCAATATTTGGCATTATCAAAGTCCTGGATCACTATATAAAGTTTACTATAAAACAATATTGAAATGACTTGGcacataatgagaaaaaaaagtaaCTATTAACATTTCACCTTAGGCAACCCCTCATCAACACAGAAATCACATAAGATGATATTGAAAATTACAGAATGAGAAAAcatcaaaattataaaagaaaagataatTGGAAATGTTGGCCAATCATTAATATTCATGATATTCTCTATGATCGTGATGATTTATGCAGAAGTTGATTTTTATGAACTTTGATATGACAAAAGTATGATCAATAAGAATCAAAGGAACTCATTTAACCTCATCAGCCTGTCACCCAGTGAGACTCATTTATTCTGTAGTTAAATCTCCTTCACTACTGGTTGAGGTTGATGTCATTACAGGTTGCTTTAGTGGGGTTAGAAGTTGATTCTCACTTGCCTACACCACCATAACCTCTACCATTGTTGGCCTATCTTTGCAGTTGTCTTGCACACACAAAAGAGCTATTTGGATGCATTGTATGATTTCTATTGTTGGGTATAAGAAATCTAAAGAATCATCAAGAATTTTCAAAGATCCACCGTCCTTCCAAAGTTTATAGGCCTACAatcaaataaaaactaaaatttggCTCTAAGAAATAACGATATACATAAAGGCTTATTTATTTGAAACTACACTTACATGTGCTAAAAGATTTAACTTTGTATTTGTTTGACTGAAGACTTTATTCCTCTTACCGCTTAAGCTTTCTACTACTATCACACTGAAACTAAAGACATCTGACTTGAATGAAACATATCTATCTCCTAAGTACTCAGGGGTCATATATCCACTGCAATTAAGAACTTGAATGTTATCATTATTTTGTGTTATGTAGGAGTAATAATATGATCTTGATTTTAACTTATGATACGGGTTATAACGAGCAGACCTAGGAGATGATGTGATGGTTAAAATCAAGGTGACGTGACAGTCAAAATTAATGAAGGAGAACATCTCCTCACCTGGCTCTGATTAGTTGCCCAACGCTAATGCTCTCAGGACCATCCTGAGCGGAGAACAAGTCATGTAGGAGAGGGCCGACCGACCCTTAAACCGGTCGAACATAAGGGGTTCAGAGCTTTACTCTTGAATTAAAGAGACAGCGTGTCCAGTCACTCAATAGCCGATCGAGTTTAAGGATGGTCGTCCTTACAGGCCGACCAAAATGACCGACCCACCTCATATTTGACTAGCCAAAGACCCAGTCAAGGGGAGGGTCAAACTCCTTACTTTGTATGAGCCTCTCTACATACACCTAGTCAACTCGATTACCGGTCAACCCTATGGGTATCCGTTTAATAATAGAACCGAACGGACTTACATGGCTCCGTACCCATCTCTTATATGCATAAGTGTAAGATATCTTTATAGATCCAGTCAGAACTCCAAGTGCACTTTACCTACAAATTATTATACGCCCGACCGAACAAAGGGCCAACCGAGCCTAAGGCACTTTGGCTCAAAATATCGACCGGACCTCTCATAACACAGCTTCATTTCTCCAAAAGG encodes the following:
- the LOC122042071 gene encoding receptor-like serine/threonine-protein kinase SD1-7 — protein: MARMQLFLLHFLEIVLLAETFFLLGQSSSEDILMGNNSLIDGQTLISTGSVFQLGFFSPINDSATAYIGIWYYNHPPTENKVVWVANRNKSVNTSMASLNLTSDGNLILFEKGTKVWSTGTSNAARLQLLDSGNLVLTDGSTRNLWQSFDHACDTLLPGMKVGFDFGTNTTRQLVSWMSATDPSPGKFILKMETYNVPDFFLLSVNGSVKFGRTGPWNGQWFVGLPMMGNDIGMYVNFTYVSNQNNQTYFIDEYQTRSPGLLRLLVNTNGKIQLLIFAGVEWTSFLSLLADDCDNYNRCGRNKLCTRGYLSSYCRCLVGFENKTVVGCERMEPLSCSSNKFWKEPSVKVPDTENATSGGNISLDSCKKLCLDDCSCVAFAVINGPYGCITWRGDLLDLRNFVDGGDDLYIRLSGSSTSNWKKLVWAIVISVLLGFFLLCSVGVLARRRRNRASTCRLQLQLPNVEKGSISALDVLPSYDLHTIKVATNDFSEENKLGEGGFGAVYKGELENGEKIAVKKLSRYSSQGPNEFLNELSVIAKLQHINLVRLLGYCIKGDERLMILEYMENKSLDAFIYDKAKSSLLNWQRRLNIIIGIARGLLYLHQDSRLKVIHRDLKPSNILLDKDMNPKISDFGIARIFEGDNALEDATTRPVGTFGYMAPEYLSRGVFSFKSDVFSFGVIVLEIISGKKNRVFSQTSQTDTNLNLLGYVNKLWKEERSLEIVDDTLNQSYPTEEVLRCIQMSLLCVQDNSNDRPTMTKVMAMLTSDDQLFTPVMQPDITSTSSEGGFTTNEMSVTLVGR